In Novosphingobium sp. MMS21-SN21R, a single genomic region encodes these proteins:
- a CDS encoding gamma carbonic anhydrase family protein, which produces MYPEVSIITLNGKTPRIHDSAFIAPGCRIIGDVEIGPDVSIWYNCVIRGDVNHIHIGARSNVQDGTVIHCDSADVRHPAGFPTILGEDVLVGHMAMIHGCTIDDRGFVGLGAIVMSGCVIESDGMLAAGALLTSGKRIGSRQLWGGRPAAYMRDLTDAALAGMQEGVQHYVVNGQAHKAAVLGQAEG; this is translated from the coding sequence ATGTATCCTGAAGTTTCGATCATAACGCTCAACGGCAAGACCCCGCGCATCCACGATTCCGCGTTCATCGCGCCGGGGTGCCGGATCATCGGTGACGTGGAAATCGGGCCGGACGTATCGATCTGGTATAATTGCGTGATCCGCGGCGACGTGAACCACATTCACATCGGTGCGCGCAGCAATGTTCAGGACGGCACCGTCATCCACTGCGACAGCGCCGACGTCAGGCACCCGGCGGGTTTCCCCACGATCCTCGGCGAGGACGTGCTGGTCGGGCACATGGCGATGATCCACGGTTGCACAATCGACGATCGCGGATTCGTCGGCCTCGGCGCCATCGTGATGAGCGGTTGCGTGATCGAGAGCGACGGGATGCTGGCTGCCGGTGCGCTGCTAACGTCAGGCAAGCGCATCGGTTCGCGTCAGCTCTGGGGCGGGCGTCCTGCTGCCTACATGCGTGACCTTACCGACGCCGCGCTGGCGGGCATGCAGGAAGGCGTGCAGCACTACGTCGTGAACGGACAGGCGCACAAGGCAGCAGTGCTTGGCCAGGCCGAAGGCTGA
- a CDS encoding DUF167 domain-containing protein, producing MARPKADLPSAQALRDLADGEGRLSVRVTPGARSEGIAIVEGRVMVKVRTKPEDGKASAAVLVLLAQALDVAPSQVEMLRGATSREKLFRIPLEA from the coding sequence TTGGCCAGGCCGAAGGCTGATCTTCCCTCTGCGCAGGCCTTGCGCGACTTGGCCGATGGCGAGGGAAGGCTGTCGGTGCGGGTCACTCCCGGTGCGCGCAGCGAAGGCATCGCGATCGTCGAAGGCCGCGTGATGGTGAAAGTGCGGACGAAGCCCGAAGACGGCAAGGCGAGCGCCGCCGTCCTTGTGCTGCTGGCGCAGGCGCTCGATGTTGCACCGTCGCAAGTGGAAATGTTGCGCGGCGCAACTTCGCGCGAGAAGCTGTTCAGGATTCCGCTGGAAGCCTGA
- a CDS encoding YoaK family protein — translation MIHYDRPRRRFAVALAAMAGFIDAVGFLSADGYFVSFMSGNSTRLGVSLGTDPAQASIPAVLIGGFLTGVTAGAVVARRAGNWRKVAVLALVTLLLLLSATGRLLGLPAIMLGGMVMAMGALNNTFQRDGAVTVGLTYMTGALVKLGQGLANALAGEPNTGWTSWASLWGGLLSGAVLGAFLQDRMPMGCLWLAAAYCGVMTLIAIRLPAES, via the coding sequence ATGATCCACTACGACCGCCCGCGCCGCCGTTTCGCTGTTGCGCTTGCCGCCATGGCCGGGTTCATCGACGCGGTCGGTTTTCTTTCGGCTGACGGGTACTTCGTTTCGTTCATGTCGGGCAATTCGACCCGGCTCGGCGTCTCGCTCGGCACCGATCCTGCACAGGCGTCAATTCCTGCGGTGCTGATTGGCGGTTTTCTGACGGGCGTGACAGCCGGTGCGGTGGTGGCCCGGCGCGCCGGAAACTGGCGCAAGGTCGCAGTTCTCGCGCTGGTGACGCTGTTACTGCTGCTTTCCGCAACCGGACGCCTGCTTGGCTTGCCCGCAATCATGCTCGGCGGCATGGTCATGGCGATGGGCGCACTCAACAACACGTTCCAGCGCGATGGCGCGGTCACCGTCGGACTGACCTACATGACGGGGGCGCTGGTAAAACTGGGCCAAGGCCTCGCCAATGCGCTGGCTGGCGAGCCGAACACCGGCTGGACATCGTGGGCGAGCCTGTGGGGCGGATTGCTCTCGGGCGCGGTGCTGGGTGCGTTCCTGCAGGACCGGATGCCGATGGGCTGCCTGTGGCTGGCCGCTGCCTACTGCGGCGTGATGACCCTGATCGCCATCAGGCTTCCAGCGGAATCCTGA
- a CDS encoding group II truncated hemoglobin, giving the protein MATEAAQAPATSPYERIGGIAVLRQITERFYDLMDQDPAYGALRAMHAPDLAPMRESLPNFLAGWAGGPRQWFDANPGKCMMSMHKPFAITRETAGQWADAMRRAIADVAPTDGEIAGALSDVLAQMATGMARD; this is encoded by the coding sequence TTGGCCACTGAAGCCGCGCAAGCGCCTGCCACCAGCCCTTATGAACGCATCGGCGGGATCGCCGTACTGCGCCAGATCACCGAGCGCTTCTATGACCTGATGGATCAGGACCCGGCCTATGGTGCATTACGCGCCATGCACGCGCCTGACCTGGCCCCGATGCGCGAATCGCTGCCCAATTTCCTCGCCGGATGGGCGGGAGGGCCGCGCCAGTGGTTCGACGCCAATCCCGGCAAGTGCATGATGTCGATGCACAAGCCCTTTGCGATTACGCGCGAGACGGCGGGACAATGGGCCGATGCGATGCGGCGCGCGATTGCCGATGTTGCGCCCACAGACGGCGAGATTGCGGGCGCCTTGTCCGACGTTCTGGCCCAGATGGCCACTGGCATGGCGCGGGATTGA
- a CDS encoding cisplatin damage response ATP-dependent DNA ligase produces the protein MERFAALLDALVLTPSRNAKLALLATYMRETPDPDRGWALAALTDGLDFPAVKASTIRALMAERVDPVLWTLSRDYVGDTAETASLLWPEPIGETFPPPSVAEVVETLHATTRVTSPVVLAELLDRLDVNGRYALLKLATGAMRIGISARLAKVAFAQAFDVRVEDVEEYWHGQAPPYLPLFAWAADNAPPPRTDLLPLFRPFMLAHPLEAESLDLSDYAAEWKWDGIRVQIVHVAGETRVYSRSGDDISATFPEVAAALTTPAVLDGELLVRGAHQGGQAGGAASFNALQQRLGRKTVSKAMLRDYPAFVRLYDVLIEDGEDLREWAWEQRRARLEALVPRLDAGTFDISQVIEAATFDDLAEIRARARDDAIEGVMLKRRDSPYVAGRRTGLWYKWKRDPLLIDCVLMYAQRGSGKRSSFYSDFTFGCWNGDPDQGAELLPVGKAYFGFTDEELKGLDRHVRQNTVAKFGPVRETDKSLVLEVAFDSVHASKRHKSGVAMRFPRISRIRADKPAHEADRLETLKALIAD, from the coding sequence ATGGAGCGCTTTGCCGCCCTGCTCGATGCGCTCGTGCTCACGCCTTCACGCAACGCCAAGCTGGCGCTGCTGGCCACTTATATGCGCGAGACGCCCGATCCGGACCGGGGCTGGGCGCTGGCTGCGCTGACCGATGGCCTCGATTTCCCGGCGGTAAAGGCGAGCACGATCCGTGCGCTGATGGCCGAGCGGGTCGATCCGGTACTGTGGACGCTGAGCCGCGACTACGTCGGCGATACCGCGGAAACGGCCAGCTTGCTCTGGCCTGAGCCAATAGGTGAGACTTTCCCACCGCCTAGCGTGGCCGAAGTGGTCGAGACGCTTCACGCTACCACCCGCGTCACCTCTCCTGTGGTGCTGGCCGAGCTGCTAGACCGTCTTGACGTCAACGGTCGCTATGCTTTGCTGAAGCTTGCGACCGGGGCGATGCGGATCGGCATCTCTGCGCGTCTGGCGAAAGTGGCTTTTGCGCAAGCCTTCGATGTGCGCGTCGAGGACGTCGAGGAGTATTGGCACGGGCAGGCACCGCCTTACCTGCCGCTGTTCGCATGGGCTGCTGACAATGCACCGCCGCCCCGCACCGATCTGCTGCCGCTGTTTCGCCCGTTCATGCTGGCCCATCCCCTGGAAGCCGAGAGCCTCGACCTGTCCGACTATGCTGCCGAGTGGAAGTGGGACGGCATCCGCGTCCAGATCGTCCACGTTGCAGGCGAAACGCGGGTCTACTCACGCAGTGGCGACGATATCTCGGCGACGTTTCCTGAAGTGGCGGCCGCGCTGACCACGCCTGCGGTGCTCGACGGCGAACTGCTCGTGCGCGGCGCGCATCAGGGCGGGCAAGCGGGCGGCGCGGCCAGCTTCAATGCCTTGCAACAACGGCTCGGGCGCAAGACCGTGTCGAAAGCCATGCTGCGCGATTACCCCGCGTTCGTTCGGCTCTATGATGTCCTGATCGAGGACGGCGAGGACTTGCGCGAATGGGCGTGGGAGCAGCGCCGCGCCCGGCTGGAAGCGCTGGTGCCGAGGCTGGACGCCGGGACGTTCGACATATCGCAGGTAATCGAAGCGGCGACCTTCGACGACCTCGCGGAAATCCGCGCACGCGCACGCGATGACGCCATTGAAGGCGTCATGCTCAAGCGGCGCGACAGCCCATATGTGGCAGGGCGGCGCACCGGGCTATGGTACAAGTGGAAGCGCGATCCGCTGCTGATCGACTGCGTGCTGATGTATGCCCAGCGCGGAAGCGGCAAACGCTCCTCGTTCTATTCCGATTTCACCTTCGGCTGCTGGAACGGTGACCCCGATCAGGGTGCGGAACTGCTGCCGGTGGGCAAGGCCTATTTCGGCTTCACCGACGAAGAACTGAAGGGGCTGGACCGCCACGTGCGCCAGAACACCGTCGCAAAGTTCGGGCCGGTGCGCGAGACGGACAAATCGCTGGTGCTCGAAGTGGCGTTCGATTCGGTCCACGCCAGCAAGCGGCACAAGTCGGGCGTGGCGATGCGCTTTCCCCGCATCAGCCGGATTCGCGCAGACAAACCTGCTCACGAAGCGGACCGGCTTGAGACATTGAAAGCGCTCATAGCCGATTGA
- a CDS encoding ligase-associated DNA damage response exonuclease, with translation MAPPFSWLRPEPHGLYITPADAWIDPSRPVDLALVTHGHADHARGGHGRTVATPETLAIMALRYGLVEAGSQAVAYGESVTLRGDVRATYIPAGHVLGSAQILLEHAGERVVITGDYKRRADPTCPPFEVTPCDVFVTEATFGLPFFKHPPIAEEMAKLLSARENDAGRCVLVGAYALGKAQRVIAELRAAGYRETIWLHGAMERMCRLYEDHGIDLGDLKPVAGVPKAALENGIVVCPPSALNDRWSRRLPEPITAMASGWMRVRQRARQRGVELPLIISDHADWDELTATIAQVNPSETWITHGREEALLRWCELTQRKARALALVGYEDEDD, from the coding sequence ATGGCCCCACCGTTTTCATGGCTGCGTCCCGAACCCCATGGGCTGTATATCACGCCAGCCGATGCGTGGATCGACCCGTCCCGCCCCGTCGATCTGGCGCTTGTGACCCACGGCCATGCCGATCACGCGCGCGGGGGGCATGGGCGCACGGTGGCGACGCCCGAGACGTTGGCGATCATGGCATTGCGTTACGGTCTGGTCGAGGCGGGATCGCAAGCCGTCGCTTATGGCGAGTCGGTTACTTTGCGCGGAGATGTGCGGGCAACCTATATTCCGGCGGGCCACGTGCTGGGATCGGCGCAGATCCTGCTCGAACATGCTGGCGAGCGGGTGGTGATCACCGGCGATTACAAGCGCCGTGCCGACCCTACCTGCCCTCCGTTCGAGGTGACGCCTTGCGACGTGTTCGTGACTGAGGCGACGTTCGGCCTGCCGTTTTTCAAACACCCGCCAATTGCCGAGGAGATGGCAAAGCTGCTCAGCGCGCGCGAAAACGACGCGGGGCGCTGTGTCCTGGTCGGCGCTTATGCTCTGGGTAAGGCGCAGCGGGTGATCGCCGAATTGCGCGCCGCAGGATACCGCGAGACGATCTGGCTGCACGGCGCGATGGAGCGGATGTGCAGGCTCTATGAGGACCACGGCATAGACCTGGGTGATCTGAAGCCGGTGGCGGGGGTGCCCAAGGCAGCGCTCGAGAATGGCATCGTGGTCTGTCCGCCGTCCGCGCTCAATGACCGCTGGAGCAGGCGACTGCCCGAGCCGATTACTGCGATGGCATCGGGCTGGATGCGTGTGCGCCAGCGGGCACGGCAACGCGGGGTCGAACTGCCGCTGATCATCTCGGACCACGCCGACTGGGACGAACTGACCGCGACTATTGCGCAGGTCAATCCATCGGAAACCTGGATCACGCATGGGCGCGAGGAAGCGTTGCTGCGCTGGTGCGAACTGACGCAGCGCAAGGCGCGCGCACTCGCGCTCGTCGGATACGAAGACGAGGACGATTGA
- the clpA gene encoding ATP-dependent Clp protease ATP-binding subunit ClpA: MPSFAQSLEKTLHTALANASERSHEYATLEHLLLALIDDADAAQVMQACGVDLGDLGDVVRQYLDQEYQSLKTQEKADPQPTAGFQRVIQRAILHVQSSGKDTVTGANVLVALFSERDSYAVYFLQQQDMSRLDAVSFISHGIGKGGRPVDGRTAKGAEEEAPKQQEEKADAKGQKKETALDQFCVNLNEKALTGKIDPLIGRGPEVDRTIQILCRRSKNNPLYVGDPGVGKTAIAEGLARKIVEGDVPEVLSEAVIYSLDMGSLLAGTRYRGDFEERLKQVVSELEKMPHAVLFIDEIHTVIGAGATSGGAMDASNLLKPALSGGTIRCIGSTTYKEFRNHFEKDRALLRRFQKIDVNEPTIEDTIKILRGLRTAFEEHHKVKYTPDAIKTAVELSARYINDRKLPDKAIDVIDEVGAMQMLVPPSKRKKTITAREIEQVIATMARIPPKSVSSDDKKVLEHLDRDLKRLVFGQDKAIEVLSSAMKLSRAGLRDADKPIGSFLFSGPTGVGKTEVARSLAQIMGIPLQRFDMSEYMERHSVSRLIGAPPGYVGFDQGGLLTDAIDQQPHCVLLLDEIEKAHPDLFNILLQVMDNGRLTDHHGKTVDFRNVVLIMTTNAGASDMARQGIGFGDVSKADAGDEAVKKMFTPEFRNRLDAIVPFSYLPTEVVSRVVDKFVLQLELQLADQNVHIQFDADARAWLARQGYDKLYGARPMARLIQEKVKKPLAEELLFGKLANGGEVHVSLKTDEGKDGALSFELTPAAPKLVKKKARKGKAGSTATESSTDEAE, translated from the coding sequence ATGCCCAGTTTCGCACAGAGCCTCGAAAAAACGCTGCATACCGCGCTCGCCAACGCGTCCGAGCGCAGCCACGAGTACGCGACGCTGGAGCATCTGCTGCTGGCGCTGATCGACGATGCCGACGCCGCACAAGTGATGCAGGCATGTGGCGTGGACCTGGGCGATCTGGGTGACGTGGTGCGCCAGTATCTCGATCAGGAATACCAGTCGCTCAAGACGCAGGAAAAGGCCGATCCGCAGCCTACCGCCGGGTTCCAGCGGGTGATCCAGCGTGCGATCCTTCATGTGCAGTCCTCGGGCAAGGACACCGTAACGGGCGCCAACGTGCTGGTCGCACTGTTCTCCGAACGCGACTCCTATGCGGTCTATTTCCTGCAGCAGCAGGACATGAGCCGCCTCGACGCCGTCAGCTTCATCAGCCACGGCATCGGCAAGGGCGGACGCCCGGTCGATGGCCGCACTGCCAAGGGTGCCGAGGAAGAGGCGCCCAAGCAGCAGGAAGAAAAGGCCGATGCCAAAGGCCAGAAGAAGGAAACCGCGCTTGACCAGTTCTGCGTCAATCTCAACGAGAAGGCGCTGACCGGCAAGATCGATCCGCTGATCGGGCGCGGCCCCGAAGTGGACCGCACGATCCAGATCCTGTGCCGCCGTTCGAAGAACAACCCGCTCTATGTCGGCGATCCGGGCGTGGGCAAGACCGCGATTGCCGAGGGCCTGGCGCGCAAGATCGTCGAAGGCGACGTGCCCGAAGTGCTGTCTGAAGCTGTGATCTATTCGCTCGACATGGGCAGCCTGCTCGCGGGTACGCGCTATCGCGGCGACTTCGAGGAACGCCTCAAGCAGGTCGTTTCGGAACTCGAAAAGATGCCGCATGCGGTGCTGTTCATCGACGAAATCCACACCGTGATCGGCGCTGGTGCCACAAGCGGCGGAGCGATGGATGCATCGAACCTGCTCAAGCCCGCACTTTCGGGCGGAACTATCCGGTGCATCGGGTCGACCACCTACAAGGAGTTCCGCAACCACTTCGAGAAGGATCGCGCCCTGCTGCGCCGGTTCCAGAAGATCGACGTGAACGAGCCAACCATCGAGGACACGATCAAGATCCTGCGCGGGCTTCGCACCGCGTTCGAGGAGCACCACAAGGTCAAGTACACGCCTGATGCGATCAAGACCGCGGTCGAACTTTCGGCCCGCTACATCAATGACCGCAAGCTGCCCGACAAGGCGATCGACGTGATCGACGAAGTGGGCGCGATGCAGATGCTGGTGCCGCCTTCGAAGCGCAAGAAGACCATCACCGCGCGCGAAATCGAGCAGGTCATCGCGACGATGGCGCGCATCCCGCCCAAATCGGTCAGCTCTGACGACAAGAAGGTGCTCGAACATCTCGACCGTGACCTGAAACGTCTGGTGTTCGGTCAGGACAAGGCCATCGAGGTGCTGTCCTCGGCCATGAAGCTCAGCCGTGCAGGCCTGCGCGATGCGGACAAGCCCATCGGCTCGTTCCTGTTCTCGGGCCCGACCGGCGTCGGCAAGACCGAAGTCGCGCGCAGCCTTGCCCAGATCATGGGCATCCCGCTGCAGCGCTTCGACATGTCCGAATATATGGAGCGGCATTCGGTCTCGCGCCTGATCGGTGCGCCTCCGGGTTACGTCGGGTTCGATCAGGGCGGGTTGCTCACCGATGCCATCGACCAACAGCCCCATTGCGTGCTGCTGCTCGACGAAATCGAGAAGGCCCACCCCGACCTGTTCAACATCCTGCTGCAGGTGATGGACAATGGTCGTTTGACCGACCACCACGGCAAGACCGTCGACTTCCGCAACGTGGTCCTGATCATGACCACCAATGCCGGCGCTTCGGACATGGCGCGGCAGGGCATCGGCTTTGGCGACGTGTCGAAGGCCGATGCGGGCGACGAGGCGGTGAAGAAGATGTTCACGCCCGAATTCCGCAACCGTCTCGATGCGATCGTGCCGTTCAGCTACCTGCCGACCGAAGTCGTCAGCCGCGTGGTCGACAAGTTCGTGCTGCAGCTGGAACTGCAGTTGGCCGACCAGAACGTGCACATTCAGTTCGATGCCGATGCGCGCGCATGGCTGGCCCGTCAGGGCTACGACAAACTCTATGGCGCACGCCCGATGGCGCGACTTATCCAGGAAAAGGTCAAGAAGCCTCTCGCCGAGGAACTGTTGTTCGGCAAGCTTGCCAATGGCGGCGAAGTCCACGTCAGCCTCAAGACGGACGAAGGCAAGGACGGCGCGCTTTCATTCGAACTGACGCCGGCTGCTCCAAAGCTGGTCAAGAAGAAGGCGCGCAAGGGCAAGGCTGGCAGCACGGCGACGGAATCAAGCACGGACGAGGCCGAATAA
- a CDS encoding DUF1192 domain-containing protein, whose protein sequence is MDIDERPRPKGDLASQLAAEPLDPYSQHELNERIRLLELEIVRTAAHRDKASAHRNAADALFRTPPPSGDAG, encoded by the coding sequence ATGGACATAGACGAGCGCCCTCGCCCGAAAGGGGATCTGGCCAGCCAGCTGGCCGCCGAACCGCTCGACCCCTATTCACAGCATGAACTGAACGAGCGTATCCGCCTGCTCGAGCTTGAGATCGTCCGCACCGCCGCCCACCGCGACAAGGCCAGTGCCCACCGAAATGCCGCAGACGCGCTGTTCCGAACGCCTCCGCCTTCAGGCGACGCGGGTTGA
- a CDS encoding NAD(P)H-quinone oxidoreductase — protein sequence MTVVPETMMAIGWDAPGGPDVLRSETVAVPRPGPGQVLVKVAYAGVNRPDVIQRQGFYPPPADASPLPGLEISGHVVAMGEGVLVPFVGQQVCALVAGGGYAEYCIAEAAQCFDAGDLALDEAAAIPETLFTVWHNVFERGMVAGGETILVHGGTSGIGSMAILLGKLFGVRVIVTCGGTEKCAQALAIGAAHAIDYKTTDFVEEVKRITGGNGVEMVLDMVAGDYVARNLKCLADDGRHVTIAVQGGVRAEINMAEVMRRRLTLTGSTLRPRSKAFKAALADEIRETVWPIIAGGELRPVMDQSFALTEAGAAHARMEQGTHIGKIVLKVG from the coding sequence ATGACCGTCGTTCCCGAGACGATGATGGCGATCGGCTGGGACGCACCCGGCGGGCCTGACGTGTTACGATCCGAAACGGTGGCCGTGCCAAGGCCCGGACCGGGACAGGTGCTGGTCAAGGTTGCCTATGCCGGGGTCAACCGGCCCGATGTGATCCAGCGCCAGGGGTTCTATCCTCCGCCCGCCGACGCTTCGCCGCTGCCGGGGCTGGAGATTTCCGGCCATGTTGTGGCCATGGGCGAGGGCGTGCTCGTGCCGTTCGTCGGCCAGCAAGTTTGCGCGCTGGTGGCAGGCGGGGGTTATGCCGAATATTGCATTGCCGAGGCCGCGCAATGCTTCGATGCCGGCGATCTGGCGCTGGATGAAGCCGCCGCCATCCCGGAAACGCTGTTCACCGTGTGGCACAACGTGTTCGAGCGCGGCATGGTCGCGGGCGGTGAAACGATCCTTGTCCACGGCGGCACCAGCGGAATCGGCTCGATGGCTATCCTGCTTGGCAAGCTGTTCGGGGTGCGCGTCATCGTCACGTGCGGTGGCACCGAAAAATGCGCGCAAGCGCTCGCGATCGGCGCGGCGCACGCAATCGACTACAAGACCACCGATTTCGTCGAGGAAGTGAAACGCATCACCGGCGGGAACGGCGTGGAGATGGTGCTCGACATGGTCGCGGGTGATTACGTCGCGCGCAATCTGAAGTGTCTGGCTGATGACGGCCGACATGTGACCATTGCCGTGCAGGGCGGGGTGCGGGCCGAGATCAACATGGCCGAAGTCATGCGCCGCCGCCTGACCCTGACCGGATCGACCCTGCGCCCGCGCTCAAAGGCGTTCAAGGCCGCGCTGGCCGATGAAATCCGCGAAACCGTGTGGCCGATCATCGCTGGCGGAGAGCTGCGCCCGGTCATGGACCAGTCCTTCGCGCTGACCGAAGCCGGAGCTGCGCACGCCCGGATGGAACAGGGCACGCACATCGGCAAGATCGTGTTGAAAGTTGGCTGA
- a CDS encoding DUF1013 domain-containing protein, whose product MSTQPTYPLMPHATASWLVDNTALTFEQIADFCGLHILEVQAMADDLAGQKYTGRDPLHSGELNQAEIDKGQDNPEYRLKMQRAPISVSRTKGPRYTPVSKRQDKPDGIAWILRNHPEVSDAQIGKLIGTTRTTIAAIRDRSHWNISNINPKDPVTLGLCSQRELDALVAKAAKKAGYEDNGEAAIRLGTDRDALIEELRAERQAHIKVASEAAQEAEAAAWLAARRAEGISDS is encoded by the coding sequence GTGAGCACCCAGCCCACGTATCCGCTGATGCCGCATGCGACCGCGTCGTGGCTCGTCGACAATACCGCGCTCACTTTCGAGCAGATTGCCGATTTCTGCGGGCTGCACATCCTTGAAGTGCAGGCCATGGCAGACGATCTGGCTGGCCAGAAGTACACCGGGCGCGATCCGCTCCACTCGGGCGAACTCAATCAGGCCGAAATCGACAAGGGCCAGGACAATCCCGAATATCGCCTGAAGATGCAGCGCGCGCCGATCTCGGTCAGCCGCACCAAGGGTCCGCGCTATACCCCGGTGTCGAAGCGTCAGGACAAGCCGGACGGCATCGCCTGGATCCTGCGCAACCACCCCGAGGTATCGGATGCGCAGATCGGCAAGCTGATCGGCACGACCCGCACGACCATCGCTGCGATCCGCGACCGCAGCCACTGGAACATCAGCAACATCAATCCCAAGGACCCGGTAACGCTGGGCCTGTGTTCGCAGCGCGAACTCGATGCGCTGGTCGCCAAGGCTGCGAAGAAGGCCGGTTATGAGGATAACGGCGAAGCCGCGATCCGCCTTGGCACCGACCGCGACGCCCTGATCGAGGAACTGCGCGCCGAGCGTCAGGCCCACATCAAGGTTGCATCGGAAGCTGCGCAGGAAGCCGAAGCCGCCGCATGGCTCGCCGCCCGCCGCGCCGAGGGCATCTCGGACAGCTGA
- a CDS encoding polymer-forming cytoskeletal protein, with translation MFNKKPAQDLRPQSGGNSMAATFSILGTDVSVKGDLTATADLHIDGSVEGDITCAALVQGEKSTITGAIRAQSARLSGTVHGSIEAGELVILTSARIHGDVSYDALTIEQGAQVDGKFAHRVPTGEEPALTLVS, from the coding sequence ATGTTCAACAAGAAGCCCGCGCAGGATCTGCGCCCGCAATCCGGGGGTAATTCGATGGCCGCCACGTTCTCGATTCTGGGCACCGACGTTTCGGTCAAAGGTGACCTGACCGCGACTGCCGACCTCCACATCGACGGTAGCGTCGAAGGCGACATCACCTGCGCCGCGCTGGTGCAGGGCGAGAAAAGCACGATCACCGGCGCGATCCGGGCACAGAGCGCGCGGCTTTCGGGCACCGTCCATGGCTCGATCGAAGCGGGCGAGCTGGTGATTCTAACGTCCGCGCGCATCCACGGCGACGTCAGCTATGATGCGCTGACCATCGAACAGGGCGCGCAAGTGGACGGCAAGTTCGCGCACCGCGTGCCAACGGGCGAAGAACCGGCGCTCACGCTCGTCAGTTAA
- a CDS encoding peptidoglycan DD-metalloendopeptidase family protein: MARIRSWFPEREFFMRSHGQVRFIRISPRLQMSVAGGIAAAVLLWLGMMTATLVSQFSAAQDHAALLQREAAVASAESRVQKYRGGLEGVADDLARRQDFIEKAIQGTIGELPRDLPQGTVSDSSAEAQKTVRKISMELPEARRLAEIEARQLAFIERLTRFADARASAAETAIRRVGLNPAMLKASAREGQGGPLIRLFTGRDESLDPRFARLGASLERMAAMQKGLARIPNTLPASLEYISSGFGYRSDPFTGGAAFHAGLDFRGPIGAPIYAAAAGTVSFVGVKQGYGNCVEVSHGNGLMTRYAHMSRTGASVGQKVDAGAEIGKIGSTGRSTGPHLHFEVRINDRPVNPRPFLEAASNVQQEARAGSAPAIRG, from the coding sequence ATGGCCCGGATACGGAGCTGGTTTCCAGAGCGTGAGTTCTTCATGCGCTCGCACGGCCAGGTCCGCTTCATCCGCATTTCGCCGCGCCTGCAGATGTCGGTTGCGGGCGGAATCGCCGCAGCGGTTCTGCTGTGGCTTGGGATGATGACAGCCACGCTCGTATCGCAGTTCTCCGCAGCGCAGGATCACGCCGCCTTGCTGCAGCGCGAAGCCGCCGTCGCTTCGGCGGAAAGCCGCGTGCAGAAGTATCGCGGCGGGCTTGAGGGCGTCGCCGACGACCTTGCCCGGCGGCAGGACTTCATCGAGAAGGCCATTCAGGGCACTATCGGCGAACTGCCCAGGGATCTCCCCCAAGGCACCGTTTCGGACAGCAGCGCAGAAGCGCAGAAGACCGTGCGCAAGATCTCGATGGAACTGCCCGAAGCGCGCCGTCTTGCCGAGATCGAGGCCCGCCAGCTCGCCTTTATCGAACGCCTGACCCGCTTTGCCGATGCTCGCGCCTCTGCGGCGGAAACCGCGATACGCCGGGTAGGTTTGAACCCTGCGATGCTCAAAGCGAGTGCACGCGAAGGCCAGGGCGGTCCGCTGATCCGCCTGTTCACCGGGCGTGACGAAAGCCTCGACCCGCGATTTGCCCGTCTGGGCGCCAGCCTTGAGCGCATGGCCGCCATGCAGAAGGGGCTTGCCCGCATTCCCAACACGCTGCCAGCCAGCCTCGAATATATCTCGAGCGGCTTCGGCTATCGCTCCGATCCGTTCACCGGCGGCGCGGCATTCCATGCTGGCCTCGATTTCCGTGGACCCATTGGCGCACCGATCTATGCGGCGGCAGCGGGCACGGTCAGCTTCGTCGGGGTCAAGCAGGGTTACGGCAATTGCGTCGAAGTCAGCCACGGCAATGGGTTGATGACGCGCTATGCCCATATGTCGCGCACGGGTGCCTCGGTCGGCCAGAAGGTGGACGCGGGCGCCGAAATCGGCAAGATCGGCAGCACCGGCCGTTCCACCGGCCCCCATCTTCACTTCGAGGTGCGGATCAACGACCGTCCGGTCAATCCGCGCCCCTTCCTTGAGGCAGCCAGCAATGTTCAACAAGAAGCCCGCGCAGGATCTGCGCCCGCAATCCGGGGGTAA